One Triticum dicoccoides isolate Atlit2015 ecotype Zavitan chromosome 4B, WEW_v2.0, whole genome shotgun sequence genomic window carries:
- the LOC119290661 gene encoding calmodulin-1, translated as MADQLTDDQIAEFKEAFSLFDKDGDGCITTKELGTVMRSLGQNPTEAELQDMINEVDADGNGTIDFPEFLNLMARKMKDTDSEEELKEAFRVFDKDQNGFISAAELRHVMTNLGEKLTDEEVDEMIREADVDGDGQINYEEFVKVMMAK; from the exons ATGGCGGACCAACTCACCGACGACCAGATCGCCGAGTTCAAGGAAGCCTTCAGCCTATTCGATAAGGACGGCGACG GTTGCATCACAACCAAGGAGCTGGGAACAGTGATGCGTTCGCTGGGACAGAACCCAACGGAGGCAGAGCTCCAGGACATGATCAACGAGGTGGACGCGGACGGCAACGGCACCATCGACTTCCCGGAGTTCCTCAACCTGATGGCTCGCAAGATGAAGGACACGGACTCGGAGGAAGAGCTCAAGGAGGCCTTCCGGGTGTTCGACAAGGACCAGAACGGCTTCATCTCGGCCGCGGAGCTCCGCCACGTCATGACCAACCTTGGCGAGAAGCTAACAGACGAGGAGGTCGACGAGATGATCCGCGAGGCCGATGTCGATGGCGACGGCCAGATCAACTACGAGGAGTTCGTTAAGGTCATGATGGCCAAGTGA